A region from the Sorex araneus isolate mSorAra2 chromosome 6, mSorAra2.pri, whole genome shotgun sequence genome encodes:
- the ALKBH3 gene encoding alpha-ketoglutarate-dependent dioxygenase alkB homolog 3 isoform X1, whose product MEDKRRRARVQGAWSVPAKGQAPAPPGKALRGASRDDSTEKSPSHRKPGLTWANKELHPGDRQFLFTEPQQVARRVPEPRVIDKAGVYDISLAPTGVSRVSLYPGFVAVEEADRALEQLCRDVPWQQRTGIREHVTYQQPRLTAWYGELPYTYSRITLEPNPHWLPVLLALKGQVEANTGHRFNSLLCNLYRDEKDSVDWHSDDEPSLGPRPVIASLSLGATRTFEMRKKPPPEEDGDYTYAERVRIPLGHGALLLMEGATQADWQHRVPKEYHSREPRVNLTFRTVYPDPGGPHS is encoded by the exons ATGGAGGACAAAAGGCGGCGAGCCCGGGTGCAGGGGGCCTGGTCTGTCCCAGCGAAAGGCCAGGCCCCGGCTCCTCCAGGCAAGGCCCTGCGGGGAGCTTCGAGGGACG ACTCCACCGAGAAGAGTCCTTCCCACCGGAAGCCTGGCCTGACCTGGGCGAACAAGGAGCTTCATCCGGGCGACAGACAGTTCCTGTTCACTGAGCCCCAGCAG GTTGCCCGCCGGGTCCCAGAGCCGCGCGTCATTGA CAAAGCGGGCGTGTATGACATCAGCCTGGCGCCGACGGGTGTGTCCAG GGTGTCCTTGTACCCGGGCTTCGTGGCCGTGGAAGAAGCTGACCGCGCGCTGGAGCAGCTCTGTCGAGACGTCCCCTGGCAGCAGAGAACTGGCATCCGCGAAC ATGTGACTTACCAGCAGCCGCGACTCACAGCGTGGTATGGAGAGCTTCCGTACACTTACTCGAGAATCACTCTGGAACCCAACCCGCAC TGGCTGCCCGTGCTCCTCGCGCTCAAGGGCCAGGTGGAGGCGAACACGGGCCACCGCTTCAACTCGCTGCTCTGCAACCTGTACCGCGACGAGAAGGACAGCGTGGACTGGCACAGCGACGACGAGCCCAGCCTGGGCCCACGCCCCGTCATCGCCTCCCTCAGCCTGGGCGCCACCCGCACCTTCGAGATGAGGAAGAAGCCGCCCCCC GAGGAGGACGGCGACTACACCTACGCGGAGAGAGTGAGGATCCCGCTGGGCCACGGGGCCTTGCTGCTTATGGAGGGCGCCACTCAGGCTGACTGGCAG CACCGAGTGCCCAAGGAGTACCACTCGAGAGAGCCACGTGTGAACCTGACCTTCCGCACAGTTTACCCAGACCCCGGAGGGCCGCACTCGTGA
- the ALKBH3 gene encoding alpha-ketoglutarate-dependent dioxygenase alkB homolog 3 isoform X2 translates to MEDKRRRARVQGAWSVPAKGQAPAPPDSTEKSPSHRKPGLTWANKELHPGDRQFLFTEPQQVARRVPEPRVIDKAGVYDISLAPTGVSRVSLYPGFVAVEEADRALEQLCRDVPWQQRTGIREHVTYQQPRLTAWYGELPYTYSRITLEPNPHWLPVLLALKGQVEANTGHRFNSLLCNLYRDEKDSVDWHSDDEPSLGPRPVIASLSLGATRTFEMRKKPPPEEDGDYTYAERVRIPLGHGALLLMEGATQADWQHRVPKEYHSREPRVNLTFRTVYPDPGGPHS, encoded by the exons ATGGAGGACAAAAGGCGGCGAGCCCGGGTGCAGGGGGCCTGGTCTGTCCCAGCGAAAGGCCAGGCCCCGGCTCCTCCAG ACTCCACCGAGAAGAGTCCTTCCCACCGGAAGCCTGGCCTGACCTGGGCGAACAAGGAGCTTCATCCGGGCGACAGACAGTTCCTGTTCACTGAGCCCCAGCAG GTTGCCCGCCGGGTCCCAGAGCCGCGCGTCATTGA CAAAGCGGGCGTGTATGACATCAGCCTGGCGCCGACGGGTGTGTCCAG GGTGTCCTTGTACCCGGGCTTCGTGGCCGTGGAAGAAGCTGACCGCGCGCTGGAGCAGCTCTGTCGAGACGTCCCCTGGCAGCAGAGAACTGGCATCCGCGAAC ATGTGACTTACCAGCAGCCGCGACTCACAGCGTGGTATGGAGAGCTTCCGTACACTTACTCGAGAATCACTCTGGAACCCAACCCGCAC TGGCTGCCCGTGCTCCTCGCGCTCAAGGGCCAGGTGGAGGCGAACACGGGCCACCGCTTCAACTCGCTGCTCTGCAACCTGTACCGCGACGAGAAGGACAGCGTGGACTGGCACAGCGACGACGAGCCCAGCCTGGGCCCACGCCCCGTCATCGCCTCCCTCAGCCTGGGCGCCACCCGCACCTTCGAGATGAGGAAGAAGCCGCCCCCC GAGGAGGACGGCGACTACACCTACGCGGAGAGAGTGAGGATCCCGCTGGGCCACGGGGCCTTGCTGCTTATGGAGGGCGCCACTCAGGCTGACTGGCAG CACCGAGTGCCCAAGGAGTACCACTCGAGAGAGCCACGTGTGAACCTGACCTTCCGCACAGTTTACCCAGACCCCGGAGGGCCGCACTCGTGA
- the ALKBH3 gene encoding alpha-ketoglutarate-dependent dioxygenase alkB homolog 3 isoform X3, with the protein MEDKRRRARVQGAWSVPAKGQAPAPPGKALRGASRDDSTEKSPSHRKPGLTWANKELHPGDRQFLFTEPQQVARRVPEPRVIDKAGVYDISLAPTGVSRVSLYPGFVAVEEADRALEQLCRDVPWQQRTGIRELAARAPRAQGPGGGEHGPPLQLAALQPVPRREGQRGLAQRRRAQPGPTPRHRLPQPGRHPHLRDEEEAAPRGGRRLHLRGESEDPAGPRGLAAYGGRHSG; encoded by the exons ATGGAGGACAAAAGGCGGCGAGCCCGGGTGCAGGGGGCCTGGTCTGTCCCAGCGAAAGGCCAGGCCCCGGCTCCTCCAGGCAAGGCCCTGCGGGGAGCTTCGAGGGACG ACTCCACCGAGAAGAGTCCTTCCCACCGGAAGCCTGGCCTGACCTGGGCGAACAAGGAGCTTCATCCGGGCGACAGACAGTTCCTGTTCACTGAGCCCCAGCAG GTTGCCCGCCGGGTCCCAGAGCCGCGCGTCATTGA CAAAGCGGGCGTGTATGACATCAGCCTGGCGCCGACGGGTGTGTCCAG GGTGTCCTTGTACCCGGGCTTCGTGGCCGTGGAAGAAGCTGACCGCGCGCTGGAGCAGCTCTGTCGAGACGTCCCCTGGCAGCAGAGAACTGGCATCCGCGAAC TGGCTGCCCGTGCTCCTCGCGCTCAAGGGCCAGGTGGAGGCGAACACGGGCCACCGCTTCAACTCGCTGCTCTGCAACCTGTACCGCGACGAGAAGGACAGCGTGGACTGGCACAGCGACGACGAGCCCAGCCTGGGCCCACGCCCCGTCATCGCCTCCCTCAGCCTGGGCGCCACCCGCACCTTCGAGATGAGGAAGAAGCCGCCCCCC GAGGAGGACGGCGACTACACCTACGCGGAGAGAGTGAGGATCCCGCTGGGCCACGGGGCCTTGCTGCTTATGGAGGGCGCCACTCAGGCTGA